One Dictyoglomus turgidum DSM 6724 DNA window includes the following coding sequences:
- a CDS encoding histidinol-phosphatase, with the protein MLIDYHMHLERGPFEENWWLKFYEKAKERNIKELGISEHGHRFKEFRPIYNHLPITESWCDSNLYEYKEFTMFLKKKYNLKIGLEMDYFPEKEKEIKELLQEYNFFDYVLGSVHFIDQGFGFDIDPNDPRWTERDIEEIFEDYFDKVEKLIKSNLFDVIAHLDVVKLWGVRKPKNLNNLYEKIAKVIINSNISLELNTAGWRKPVNEVYPSPEFLRILAPYDVPLTFGADAHTPEDVGRDIQKAYNLAKELGFKKLSIFNKRDKIVVDL; encoded by the coding sequence ATGCTAATAGACTATCATATGCACTTAGAAAGAGGACCCTTTGAGGAAAATTGGTGGCTCAAATTTTATGAAAAAGCAAAAGAAAGGAACATTAAAGAATTAGGTATTTCTGAGCATGGACATCGCTTTAAAGAATTTAGACCCATTTACAATCATCTCCCCATAACTGAATCCTGGTGTGATAGTAATCTTTACGAATATAAAGAATTTACTATGTTCTTGAAGAAAAAATACAACCTAAAAATTGGGCTTGAAATGGACTACTTTCCTGAAAAAGAAAAAGAGATAAAAGAACTTTTACAAGAATACAATTTCTTTGATTATGTTTTAGGTTCGGTGCATTTTATAGACCAGGGATTTGGATTTGATATAGATCCTAATGATCCTCGTTGGACTGAAAGGGATATTGAGGAAATATTTGAGGATTACTTTGATAAAGTAGAAAAACTTATAAAAAGCAACCTGTTTGACGTGATAGCTCATCTTGATGTGGTCAAACTTTGGGGTGTAAGAAAACCTAAGAACCTCAATAATTTATACGAAAAGATAGCTAAGGTTATCATAAATTCTAACATATCCTTAGAATTAAATACCGCCGGTTGGAGAAAACCTGTAAACGAAGTCTACCCATCTCCTGAATTTCTAAGAATATTAGCCCCTTATGATGTTCCTTTAACTTTTGGAGCAGACGCCCATACTCCAGAAGATGTGGGAAGAGATATTCAGAAAGCATATAATTTAGCAAAAGAATTAGGATTTAAGAAGTTATCAATTTTCAACAAAAGAGATAAAATTGTAGTAGACCTTTGA
- a CDS encoding TldD/PmbA family protein: MLEIGREILNYASRLGGDYVDVRIVRRKQEEIEVKNGVLENASKNETYGFGVRVLYNGAWGFASSFNLSDYRKIVEKAFQIAKASASVNKKKVVLAPEEVYKAKWESQYKIDPFSVPFEKKLDLLFTADKIMREVKGISLTEASLSFFKEDKVFLSSEGSEIEQSILESGGGITAYAIEGADVQRRSYPNSFGGDFRKGGWEFIEELDLIGNAEKIAKEAVLLLSAEPLPEMVTTLILDGTQLALQVHESCGHPTELDRVLGMEASFAGTSFLTIDKRNNFQYGSEIVNIVADATHLYGLGSFGFDDEGVPAQKNYLVKNGLFVGYLTSRETAALFGEKSNGTMRADGWNRIPLIRMTNINLLPGDMPYEDLIASTDEGVYMAVNRNWSIDDKRLNFHFGCEIAYEIKDGKLGKIYKNPYYTGITYEFWRSCDAIADEKSWRVWGVPNCGKGEPMQVARVGHGVAPARFKKVKVGGK; the protein is encoded by the coding sequence TTGTTAGAGATAGGTAGAGAAATCCTTAATTATGCATCAAGATTAGGTGGAGATTATGTGGATGTAAGAATTGTAAGAAGAAAGCAAGAAGAAATAGAGGTTAAAAATGGAGTTTTAGAAAATGCAAGCAAAAATGAAACTTATGGCTTTGGAGTGAGAGTACTTTATAATGGGGCTTGGGGATTTGCTTCTTCTTTTAACCTATCTGATTACAGAAAAATTGTGGAAAAAGCCTTTCAAATAGCTAAGGCAAGTGCGTCAGTAAATAAGAAAAAAGTGGTTTTAGCCCCCGAAGAAGTTTATAAAGCAAAATGGGAGAGCCAATATAAAATTGACCCCTTTTCTGTTCCTTTTGAAAAAAAACTTGATTTACTTTTTACTGCCGACAAGATAATGAGAGAGGTAAAAGGAATAAGTCTTACAGAAGCATCTTTATCTTTTTTTAAAGAAGATAAAGTATTTTTAAGCAGTGAGGGTTCTGAGATTGAACAAAGTATTCTTGAAAGTGGGGGAGGCATAACCGCATACGCTATAGAAGGCGCTGATGTTCAAAGAAGATCCTATCCTAATTCCTTTGGAGGAGATTTCAGAAAAGGAGGATGGGAATTCATTGAAGAATTGGATCTTATAGGAAATGCAGAAAAAATAGCAAAAGAGGCAGTTTTACTTCTTTCTGCAGAACCATTACCCGAAATGGTCACTACTCTTATTCTTGATGGAACTCAGCTTGCTTTACAAGTCCATGAATCCTGTGGACATCCCACAGAACTAGATAGGGTATTGGGAATGGAAGCAAGTTTTGCAGGAACAAGTTTTTTAACCATTGATAAAAGAAATAACTTCCAATATGGCTCGGAGATAGTCAATATTGTTGCTGATGCAACTCATCTTTATGGACTTGGAAGTTTTGGTTTTGATGACGAAGGAGTACCTGCTCAAAAGAATTATCTTGTAAAAAACGGACTTTTCGTAGGTTATTTAACATCCAGAGAAACTGCAGCACTCTTTGGAGAAAAATCTAATGGTACTATGAGAGCTGATGGATGGAACCGAATTCCTTTAATAAGAATGACCAACATAAACCTTCTTCCAGGAGATATGCCTTATGAAGATCTTATTGCCTCTACCGATGAAGGAGTATACATGGCTGTAAACAGAAATTGGTCTATTGATGATAAAAGATTAAATTTTCACTTTGGCTGTGAAATAGCTTACGAGATAAAAGATGGAAAACTTGGAAAAATTTATAAAAATCCATATTATACAGGGATAACCTATGAGTTTTGGAGAAGTTGTGATGCTATAGCCGATGAAAAATCTTGGAGAGTATGGGGAGTACCTAATTGTGGTAAGGGAGAGCCAATGCAAGTTGCAAGAGTAGGTCATGGGGTTGCTCCTGCAAGATTTAAAAAAGTAAAGGTAGGTGGTAAATAA
- a CDS encoding TldD/PmbA family protein, which translates to MWGEDKILSFLKNILDKIPFERKEVSLAINNQELTRFANNIIHQNVAEENLSLTIRAGEGKRKIIINTSDLDIEKIDKLIKDLDELLKAQPETEELYLPEPEPIPSHEKKLINPSPELRANLVKIFTEKGEKHNLETFGALSENISEFGIMNSKGVKAYTVYSYAHGKVMYMGDGSGYQEEIGKNLNNINFEELSERALQKCIDSKNPEEIDPGSYTVILEPLAVGELLEMLSYFGFSAKAVQEKRSFLNLYMGQKIFKDFINIFDDGLNPEGIVIPIDFEGVPKKRVDLIKNGIPMGPVYDTATAVKEEKKSTGHALPPPSWGPAPLNLFFAPGEKSLEEIISETERGILVTRFHYVNAFLDPIRVLATGMTRDGTFLIENGKIKKPLKNLRFTQSFVEALTNVVEISKEAILVPSMGFSKVPAIKVENFNFTGKTEF; encoded by the coding sequence ATGTGGGGAGAAGATAAAATTTTAAGCTTTTTAAAAAATATTCTTGATAAAATACCCTTTGAGAGGAAAGAAGTAAGTTTGGCTATTAATAATCAAGAACTAACAAGATTTGCCAATAATATTATCCATCAAAATGTAGCCGAAGAGAACCTATCTCTTACTATAAGAGCTGGTGAGGGAAAAAGAAAAATCATAATAAACACCAGTGATCTTGATATAGAGAAAATAGATAAATTAATCAAAGACTTAGATGAGCTTTTAAAAGCCCAACCCGAAACAGAAGAGTTATATCTCCCAGAACCAGAACCCATTCCAAGCCATGAAAAAAAACTCATCAACCCATCTCCTGAATTAAGAGCAAATCTTGTAAAAATTTTCACAGAAAAGGGGGAAAAACACAACTTAGAAACCTTTGGAGCTTTATCAGAAAATATAAGTGAATTTGGAATTATGAACTCAAAAGGAGTAAAAGCTTATACTGTTTATTCCTATGCTCATGGTAAAGTTATGTATATGGGAGATGGTTCAGGATATCAGGAAGAAATAGGAAAAAATCTTAATAATATTAACTTTGAAGAACTTTCTGAAAGAGCCTTACAGAAATGTATAGATAGTAAAAATCCTGAAGAAATTGATCCTGGAAGTTATACAGTGATTCTTGAGCCCCTTGCGGTAGGAGAACTTCTTGAGATGCTTTCTTATTTTGGATTTTCGGCAAAAGCAGTCCAAGAAAAAAGATCTTTTTTAAATCTCTACATGGGACAAAAAATATTTAAAGATTTTATAAATATTTTTGACGATGGGTTAAATCCAGAAGGCATTGTAATTCCCATAGACTTTGAAGGAGTGCCCAAAAAGAGGGTAGACCTTATTAAAAACGGTATTCCTATGGGACCAGTATATGACACTGCAACCGCAGTAAAAGAGGAAAAAAAATCCACTGGACATGCTCTTCCACCCCCTTCCTGGGGTCCTGCTCCTCTAAATCTTTTCTTTGCTCCTGGGGAAAAATCCCTTGAGGAGATAATTAGTGAAACAGAAAGAGGAATCTTAGTCACAAGATTTCATTATGTAAATGCCTTCCTCGATCCTATAAGAGTCCTCGCTACAGGCATGACCAGAGACGGAACCTTCTTAATTGAAAACGGAAAAATTAAAAAGCCATTAAAGAATTTAAGATTTACTCAAAGCTTTGTAGAAGCCCTTACAAATGTGGTGGAAATATCTAAGGAAGCAATTCTTGTTCCAAGTATGGGATTTTCTAAAGTACCAGCTATAAAAGTAGAAAATTTCAACTTTACAGGGAAAACAGAATTTTAA
- a CDS encoding Hsp20/alpha crystallin family protein, with the protein MLRRYWDPFEEIRHLQREMDRLFADFFGETTAIEERRGAYAPAIDMYETDENIVVKAELPGFKPEDVDISVTEDSVIIQGETKEEEEVKRENFYRKERRIGRIYRRIDLPKPVVPDKSEAVYKNGILTLTLPKAKPEKLEGIKIKIKEEK; encoded by the coding sequence ATGTTAAGAAGATATTGGGATCCCTTTGAGGAAATAAGACATTTACAAAGAGAAATGGATAGATTATTTGCTGATTTCTTTGGTGAAACTACAGCAATTGAGGAAAGAAGAGGGGCTTATGCTCCTGCCATAGATATGTATGAGACTGATGAGAATATTGTGGTAAAAGCTGAACTTCCAGGCTTCAAGCCTGAAGATGTAGATATAAGTGTAACAGAAGATAGCGTAATTATCCAAGGCGAAACTAAAGAAGAGGAAGAAGTAAAAAGGGAAAACTTCTATAGAAAGGAAAGAAGAATAGGTAGAATCTATAGAAGAATAGACTTACCAAAGCCTGTAGTACCTGACAAGAGCGAGGCTGTATACAAGAATGGAATACTGACTTTGACATTGCCTAAGGCGAAACCTGAAAAACTTGAAGGGATCAAAATAAAGATCAAAGAAGAGAAATAA
- a CDS encoding FAD-dependent oxidoreductase, which yields MEKRTDVLIIGGGPAGIVCASTAKNYYPDKKITVLRSVQNSVVPCGIPYMFYSLKKPEDNKMGYAGLESAGIEVLVDEAVSINRKEKYVETKSGTKYYYEKLVLATGSLPIIPKITGIEKKNIFSIYKNLDYLKDVVEKVKESKNVLILGGGFIGVEIADEISKLEGINVYLVEMLPHLLAQSFDKEFSVLVEEKLRSKGVNVLTNAKVIEFIGDEKVRRVKLEDGREIDVDVVLLGIGARPNSELAKNTGLEVISTGAIWVDEYMRTSDPDIFAIGDCALKRDFYTRRNTAVMLASTATAEARIAGANLYKIKLIRENKGTIAVYSTYVDGLVLASAGLTESNAVREGFEIVTGTFEGIDKHPGTLPGVNKTKVKLIFSKHSGVLLGGQIAGGMSFAELINLIGVAIQQRMTASELETLQMATHPYLTCAPTVYHVVMAAQEAISKI from the coding sequence ATGGAGAAAAGAACTGATGTACTAATCATAGGCGGTGGACCCGCAGGGATTGTTTGTGCTTCAACTGCTAAAAACTACTATCCTGATAAAAAAATTACTGTTCTTAGAAGTGTTCAAAATAGCGTGGTTCCTTGTGGTATTCCTTATATGTTTTACAGTCTTAAGAAGCCTGAGGATAATAAAATGGGTTATGCAGGACTTGAGAGTGCAGGAATAGAAGTATTGGTGGATGAGGCAGTAAGTATAAATAGAAAGGAAAAATATGTGGAGACAAAAAGTGGAACTAAGTATTATTATGAAAAATTAGTCCTTGCTACAGGATCTCTACCTATTATCCCTAAAATTACAGGAATAGAAAAAAAGAATATCTTCTCCATTTATAAGAATCTTGATTATTTAAAGGATGTAGTTGAAAAGGTAAAAGAATCTAAAAATGTACTTATTCTTGGAGGAGGATTTATTGGAGTAGAGATAGCAGATGAGATCTCTAAATTAGAAGGAATAAACGTTTATCTTGTAGAGATGCTTCCTCACCTCCTTGCTCAGTCTTTTGATAAAGAATTTTCTGTACTTGTAGAAGAAAAATTAAGATCCAAAGGGGTTAATGTTCTTACCAATGCTAAAGTGATTGAATTTATTGGAGATGAAAAAGTTAGAAGGGTGAAACTTGAGGATGGAAGAGAAATAGATGTGGATGTAGTTCTTTTGGGAATAGGAGCAAGACCAAATTCTGAATTAGCAAAAAATACAGGGCTTGAAGTTATAAGTACAGGGGCTATATGGGTTGATGAATATATGAGAACATCTGATCCTGATATTTTTGCCATTGGAGATTGTGCCTTAAAGAGAGATTTTTATACCAGAAGAAATACGGCTGTAATGCTTGCTTCTACTGCCACTGCTGAAGCAAGGATAGCTGGAGCTAATCTATATAAGATTAAATTGATAAGAGAAAATAAAGGTACTATTGCTGTTTATTCTACTTATGTAGATGGGCTTGTTCTTGCTTCAGCTGGACTTACAGAGAGTAATGCTGTGAGGGAAGGTTTCGAAATAGTAACAGGAACTTTTGAAGGAATTGATAAACATCCTGGAACTCTTCCTGGAGTAAATAAAACAAAAGTAAAACTTATTTTCTCAAAACATTCTGGAGTTTTACTTGGGGGGCAAATTGCAGGTGGAATGTCTTTTGCAGAGCTTATTAATTTGATTGGGGTTGCTATTCAACAGAGAATGACCGCTTCAGAACTTGAAACTCTTCAGATGGCAACTCATCCCTATTTGACCTGTGCACCTACAGTTTATCATGTAGTAATGGCAGCTCAAGAGGCAATAAGTAAAATTTAA
- a CDS encoding chromate transporter — protein MSLWDLFLVFLKIGWLTLGGGYVMVPLFLEEIVKKRSWMNEDTFLQTLTLAQLFPGPIAFNLAVAVGYKLKKIKGAIMCGLAVVLPSFVSILVIAIFFLSFEKLKIVQGFFYGIRPAIASAMVVAVLELIKKRKWSKLNILSFTVLSILLIFFKINPIYIILISLGVVILWVYMGH, from the coding sequence ATGAGTCTATGGGATTTATTTTTAGTGTTTTTAAAGATTGGGTGGCTTACTCTTGGCGGGGGCTACGTAATGGTTCCCCTCTTTTTAGAAGAAATTGTAAAAAAAAGAAGCTGGATGAATGAAGATACTTTTTTACAAACTTTAACCCTTGCTCAACTTTTTCCAGGTCCTATCGCTTTTAATCTTGCGGTAGCTGTAGGGTATAAACTGAAGAAAATAAAAGGAGCTATAATGTGTGGGCTTGCGGTAGTCCTTCCCTCTTTTGTTTCAATTCTTGTTATTGCCATATTTTTCCTAAGTTTTGAAAAATTAAAAATAGTTCAAGGATTTTTTTATGGGATAAGACCTGCTATAGCATCCGCTATGGTGGTTGCAGTTTTAGAACTTATTAAGAAAAGAAAATGGTCTAAATTAAATATCCTTTCTTTTACGGTGTTATCCATTCTTTTAATATTCTTTAAAATTAACCCTATTTATATAATCTTAATATCCTTAGGAGTAGTGATTTTATGGGTATATATGGGGCATTAA
- a CDS encoding chromate transporter, with amino-acid sequence MGIYGALIRVFFKIGLFGFGGGYAIIALIRHLVVIQEKWVNDLQFIDIVAISQVTPGPIAINAATFLGYKMGGILGSLLATLSSVLAPFILVFFASYFVHNTNQEKYQKYLNLLSPVTFSLILAGTYGILKSSISDLWSTIIFIGAFILGYKYKLSLTKTLILSGLLGEIIYFLIK; translated from the coding sequence ATGGGTATATATGGGGCATTAATTAGGGTATTTTTCAAAATAGGGCTTTTTGGTTTCGGCGGTGGATATGCTATTATTGCTCTCATAAGACATTTAGTTGTGATTCAAGAGAAATGGGTTAATGATCTTCAATTTATTGATATAGTTGCCATATCTCAAGTCACGCCAGGCCCTATCGCTATTAACGCAGCAACCTTTCTAGGGTATAAGATGGGAGGGATATTAGGAAGTTTATTGGCAACCTTGAGTTCTGTCCTTGCTCCCTTTATCTTAGTATTTTTTGCCTCCTATTTTGTACATAATACAAATCAAGAAAAATATCAGAAGTATCTAAACCTCCTCTCTCCTGTAACTTTTTCTTTAATCCTTGCAGGAACATATGGCATTTTGAAAAGTTCTATCTCAGACCTTTGGAGCACTATTATATTTATTGGGGCTTTCATTCTGGGTTATAAGTATAAACTAAGCCTTACAAAAACCCTAATTCTTTCAGGACTTTTAGGAGAAATAATCTATTTTTTAATCAAATAG
- a CDS encoding tagaturonate epimerase family protein — protein MLKLLNESLKPLSIFIYSESLRKINDDLYIFVAKIKDLKKIGIVKQNQILYFSSPYFSEDKKIEGTNFLVNLYPLNFENYQKLKEIIPISPKVCDKKISFGTGDRLGLITSAQLSALKEYDLFPILAQQSPRELIKTKRDFKDVLLKSAMGVLETGYTGKYGADADHIKDEKYLMEAIDAGYTMYTLDISDFIEKIKDLSEKALKEKYEKVSSFSKKIIDKYAGKRVKISDEEYFELSYNELCKSAIVYEKALSFVEMVYEILKSKLSEFDIEVSIDEGERDTTPEDHFFVAQFLHDKGIDFKSLAPKFPGEFQKGIDYIGDIKEFERALKKHYALTKALEGYRLSLHSGSDKFSIYKIFYKITEGNFHIKTSGTSWLEAVKVIAKFFPDLFVELYQIALENLEESKKAYKVNITKEEFPKEIKEDYMEFLHKDNVRQLFHISYGVLLDEKRKEIYDLLNQKEKEHYQYVSENIKKHLKNLFEEE, from the coding sequence ATGTTAAAATTGTTAAACGAATCCTTAAAACCTCTATCAATCTTCATATATTCAGAATCCTTAAGAAAAATTAATGATGATTTATATATTTTTGTAGCTAAAATAAAAGATCTCAAAAAAATAGGAATAGTTAAGCAAAACCAGATCCTTTACTTCTCAAGTCCATATTTTTCTGAAGATAAAAAGATAGAAGGAACAAACTTTTTAGTAAATCTTTATCCTCTAAATTTTGAAAACTACCAAAAATTAAAAGAGATAATTCCTATTTCGCCAAAAGTATGCGATAAAAAGATATCCTTTGGAACAGGAGACAGATTAGGATTAATAACATCAGCCCAGCTTTCTGCCCTTAAAGAATATGATCTCTTCCCAATTCTTGCTCAGCAATCTCCAAGAGAACTCATAAAAACTAAAAGAGATTTCAAAGATGTACTACTAAAAAGTGCTATGGGAGTTTTGGAAACAGGATATACAGGCAAATATGGAGCTGACGCAGATCATATTAAAGATGAAAAATATCTCATGGAAGCTATAGATGCAGGATATACCATGTATACCCTTGATATAAGTGATTTTATTGAAAAGATAAAAGATCTCTCTGAGAAAGCACTCAAAGAAAAATATGAGAAAGTTTCCTCTTTTTCTAAAAAAATTATTGATAAATATGCAGGGAAAAGGGTTAAAATCTCTGACGAGGAATATTTTGAATTATCCTATAATGAGCTTTGCAAATCTGCCATTGTTTATGAGAAAGCCCTTTCCTTTGTAGAGATGGTATACGAAATATTAAAAAGTAAACTTTCTGAATTCGACATAGAAGTATCTATTGATGAGGGAGAAAGAGATACTACTCCTGAAGATCATTTCTTCGTAGCTCAGTTTTTGCATGATAAAGGAATTGACTTTAAGAGTTTAGCTCCTAAGTTTCCAGGAGAATTTCAAAAAGGAATAGATTATATAGGTGATATTAAAGAATTTGAAAGAGCTCTCAAAAAACATTATGCCTTAACAAAAGCTTTAGAAGGTTACAGGTTAAGCCTACATTCAGGAAGCGATAAATTCAGTATCTACAAGATTTTCTATAAAATTACCGAAGGTAATTTCCATATAAAAACATCGGGTACCAGTTGGCTTGAAGCAGTAAAAGTAATAGCTAAATTCTTTCCTGACCTTTTTGTAGAGCTATATCAAATTGCTTTGGAAAACTTAGAAGAGAGTAAAAAGGCATATAAAGTAAACATTACAAAAGAGGAATTTCCAAAAGAAATAAAAGAGGATTATATGGAATTTCTACACAAAGATAATGTAAGACAACTGTTTCATATATCTTATGGGGTTCTTTTGGATGAAAAAAGAAAGGAGATTTATGACCTATTAAACCAGAAGGAGAAGGAACATTACCAATATGTATCTGAAAATATTAAAAAACATCTAAAGAACTTATTCGAGGAGGAATAA
- a CDS encoding D-isomer specific 2-hydroxyacid dehydrogenase family protein, whose product MYRIAVVNSSSFGKYFPEHMEKLKKIGEVERFSLPGDLHGRELAEKLMGFNIIVASVTPFYDEEFFEYKDETLLITRHGIGYNNIDINSATEKGTIVTKVPGVVEREAVAETAVALLMTVIRKIREASLKAREGKWEERAQFIGWEVKDKVVGIIGYGNIGSRVGEILKNGFNAKVIAYDPNIPAEVLREKGAEPVSFEELLKISDIISLNASLNEKSRHMISEREFSMMKDNVIIINTARGELMDEEALIRAIKSGKVAGVGLDVMKDEPPDPQNPLLHMENVVVTPHIAAYTYECLKGMGDKVVSDIEKVVNKEIPDEIINKEVLERLPWTKKS is encoded by the coding sequence ATGTATCGCATTGCTGTTGTAAATTCTAGCAGTTTTGGAAAATATTTTCCAGAACATATGGAAAAACTTAAAAAAATTGGAGAAGTAGAAAGATTTTCTCTTCCTGGAGATCTGCACGGAAGAGAATTAGCAGAGAAACTTATGGGATTTAATATTATTGTTGCCAGTGTTACACCTTTTTATGATGAGGAATTCTTTGAATACAAAGATGAAACCCTATTAATTACAAGACATGGCATTGGATATAACAATATTGATATTAACTCGGCAACAGAAAAAGGAACCATAGTAACAAAAGTTCCAGGTGTAGTAGAAAGAGAAGCGGTAGCCGAAACAGCAGTAGCCCTTCTTATGACAGTAATCAGAAAAATAAGAGAGGCTTCTTTAAAGGCAAGAGAGGGAAAATGGGAAGAAAGAGCTCAGTTTATAGGTTGGGAAGTGAAGGACAAAGTAGTAGGAATAATAGGCTATGGCAATATTGGAAGTAGGGTAGGAGAGATCTTAAAAAATGGATTTAATGCAAAAGTAATAGCCTACGACCCTAATATACCAGCAGAAGTATTGAGAGAAAAAGGTGCAGAACCTGTATCCTTTGAAGAACTGTTAAAAATTTCTGATATTATATCCCTTAATGCCTCTCTGAACGAAAAGAGCAGACATATGATTTCAGAGAGAGAGTTCTCCATGATGAAAGATAATGTAATCATCATAAATACAGCAAGAGGAGAACTTATGGATGAGGAGGCTTTAATAAGAGCCATAAAATCAGGTAAGGTTGCAGGGGTAGGGCTCGATGTGATGAAGGATGAACCACCTGATCCCCAAAACCCTCTTCTTCATATGGAAAATGTAGTAGTAACACCCCATATTGCAGCCTATACCTATGAGTGCCTAAAGGGAATGGGAGATAAGGTGGTCTCTGATATAGAAAAGGTAGTAAATAAAGAGATTCCTGATGAGATAATCAATAAAGAAGTATTGGAGAGATTACCATGGACAAAGAAAAGCTAG
- a CDS encoding gluconokinase, protein MDKEKLVLAVDLGTTNIKSGIINKKGKILSLIQKELPLEKDNTGKAEHAPEVIFNIFVETIRETTKGYEDKIGILITSSYMFGVLPLDKNMKPLTGIITLLDTRTKEIFNELLKEVDFKEVYKRTGCPPLLYYPFVRIYWLKKKHKEIFDSAKFYLGSKSFLIYKLMGELYTEPSIDSSTQLLNIHTLNWDPYVLDFLGISYENLPQVVSADKILGKLPKSTLNLLGLKGEVLLGVGLYDGGAVGSGIGALGGDGIGVINIGTTAMFRVPYPKVVFDDPQKMRIQVPYFFDGKWFPGGGINNAGIILKWYRDNLFNLSYEEQSKIAKDIESDNLFFLPYLTGERNPDIGSIASGVLFGLRPHHTKAHIVRAGMEGVSYIIRMLYETLRELGIEVKEVRAGGGGTKSDTWMQILADIMGLEVAVTRVEEPALLGSAVLGFTMLGEFSSYKEATEKLVKIEKVYSPNKEKKEYYNKKFEFFVQLTHNLKEAFSMHNQL, encoded by the coding sequence ATGGACAAAGAAAAGCTAGTATTAGCAGTTGATCTTGGAACTACTAATATAAAAAGTGGAATAATCAATAAAAAGGGTAAAATATTATCCCTTATCCAAAAAGAATTACCCCTTGAAAAAGACAATACGGGAAAAGCAGAACATGCGCCTGAAGTAATTTTTAACATATTTGTAGAGACTATCAGAGAGACCACAAAAGGATATGAAGATAAAATTGGTATTCTGATAACCTCATCTTACATGTTTGGAGTTTTACCATTAGATAAAAATATGAAGCCTTTAACAGGCATTATAACCCTTCTTGATACTCGCACTAAAGAGATATTTAATGAGCTTCTAAAAGAAGTAGATTTTAAAGAGGTTTATAAAAGAACAGGCTGTCCTCCCCTTCTTTATTATCCCTTTGTAAGAATTTATTGGCTAAAGAAAAAACATAAGGAAATATTTGACTCAGCCAAATTTTATCTTGGATCTAAATCCTTCCTTATATATAAATTAATGGGAGAATTATATACTGAACCAAGTATTGATTCTTCAACACAACTCTTAAACATACACACCTTAAATTGGGATCCTTATGTCCTTGATTTTCTTGGTATATCATATGAGAATCTTCCCCAGGTAGTTTCCGCAGACAAAATTTTAGGGAAGCTACCAAAAAGTACCCTTAACCTTTTAGGATTAAAGGGGGAAGTACTTTTAGGGGTAGGACTTTATGATGGTGGAGCAGTAGGGAGTGGAATTGGAGCCTTAGGAGGAGATGGTATAGGAGTAATTAATATAGGTACTACTGCCATGTTTAGAGTACCTTATCCTAAGGTAGTATTTGATGACCCTCAAAAAATGAGAATTCAAGTGCCATACTTTTTTGATGGGAAGTGGTTTCCAGGTGGTGGTATAAATAATGCAGGAATTATACTTAAATGGTATAGAGATAATTTATTTAATTTAAGCTATGAAGAGCAAAGCAAAATAGCAAAAGACATAGAGTCGGATAATTTATTCTTTCTTCCCTATCTTACAGGAGAAAGAAATCCTGACATAGGAAGCATTGCTTCGGGAGTTTTATTTGGTTTAAGACCTCACCATACTAAAGCCCATATAGTAAGAGCAGGAATGGAAGGAGTTTCATATATTATAAGAATGCTTTACGAAACTCTAAGAGAATTAGGAATTGAAGTAAAAGAAGTTAGAGCAGGAGGCGGAGGAACAAAATCTGACACATGGATGCAGATTCTTGCAGATATTATGGGATTAGAAGTGGCAGTAACAAGAGTAGAAGAGCCTGCTCTCCTTGGATCTGCAGTTCTTGGATTTACTATGTTGGGAGAATTTTCATCCTACAAAGAAGCTACAGAAAAACTTGTAAAAATCGAAAAAGTATATAGCCCAAATAAAGAAAAAAAAGAATACTACAATAAAAAATTTGAATTTTTTGTCCAACTAACCCATAATTTAAAAGAAGCTTTTTCCATGCATAACCAACTATAA